CGGCCGTGGCAATATCTACTTCACCTGGCCCTTCATTTTCGTGGCGCTTGTCTTCAATTACTTCGGACAGGGCGCGTGGATGTTGCGCAACCAGGGCAACACCGCACTCGGCAACGTCAACCCGTTCTTCGAGATGATGAACCCGAATGTCCGTTATGTTGGCGTCATTCTTTCCGTTGCGGCCGGCGTCATCGCCTCGCAGGCTTTGATCACCGGAGCGTTCACGATGGTATCCGAGGCCACGGGCCTCAACTGGATGCCGCATCTGCAGGTGCGCTACCCGGCCCGTACCCGTGGCCAGCTCTACATTCCTGTGGTCAACGTCGTGCTGTGCGTGGCGACGCTTTCGGTGCTGGCCCTGTTCAAGGATTCCGAGCATATTTCCGCCGCCTACGGTTTGGCGCTGACCGTCACGATGATTACCACGACGGTTCTCCTCACGGTTTATATCTGGTACAAGCACCATCGCGTGCTCGCCGGGATTTTCTTCGTGGTGTTCATCGCCATCCAGACGCTGTTCTTCGTTGCCTCCATGGCGAAGTTCCTGCATGGCGGCTGGTTCACAATGCTCTTGACCGCGATGATTCTGCTGATCATGATCACGTGGAATGATGGCACGAAGATCGAACGCAGCCAGCGTCGGCATATGAAGCCGCGCGATTTCAAGCCCGCGCTCGCCAAGCTGCATGACGATTTCCGCATTCCCTATTTCGCCGACAACATCGTCTACCTGACCAGCGATTGGGAGATGCGCCGGCTTGACACCGATATCTTCTTCTCGATTTTCGCCGACCATCCCAAGCGTGCGCGCGCCTGGTGGGCGGTGTCGGTGGTCACGACCGACGAGCCGTTCACGCGTGAGTACTCGGTCGAGAATTTCGGCACGGATTATATCTTCCGCGTGCGAATCAGGCTTGGTTTCAAGGTTTCGCAGTCCATTCCGGCCTATATCCATCAGGTGATGCATGATTTGTCCGCTTCCGGCGAGTTGCCGGAGCAGAAGTCGGTCTATCCGAAGGTGGACGCCGATCCGGACATCGGCACCGTTCGTTACGTCTTGGTGCACAAGGCCCTGATGCCGGAGTCCAAGCTGACTGCTCGTGAAGCGCTGAGCCTGAAGATGAAGTACGCCATCCGTCATGTGGCCGGTTCGCCGGTCAAGTGGTTCGGCCTTGCTCCCTACAATCCGGTGGCCGAGGTGCAGCCGCTCTTCGTTTCCACCCGCCGACCCCCTCGCCTCAAGCGTGAGCCGTTGCGTTCCAACAGGCGTCGCGTCGAATCGCATGAGGCGAAGGTCAACCGCAAGGGCAAGGAGGGGACGGAACATACTCGTTGCAAGACCCGCGACGGTGTTGCAGGAGACGGTAAAAAGTCCGCTGGTACGATCGGCGTTGCCGAACTCGCCAAGGGTCGTAAAGGTCTCGGCAACCTTGCCAAATCCGTCAAGCTGCAGAAAATGAAGGATGCGGAGAGCGCTTCGGGAACCGAGGAAGGCAAGGTCGCGGTTTCGTCCGAAGTCGGTGAGCGTCAAAAGGTCGATACCGGCGAACAGACCACGGTCATGCCGCGTGCCGACATCAAGGGCGGCGGGGCAGGAAAGTAGCCTCAGCCGGTCAACGGGTATCAACAATCGCAAGCGCGCCATTGGTCAAGTACTGATGGCGCGCTTGCGATTTCCTGCTAAAAGGCAGGGCATATGTATTTCGTAAGGATGCGTTATCATATTGCATACAACGATGTAAATATGTCTAAGGAGTAACATGAGTCAGGTGCCATCCGCTAACTGCGCACAGCTGATCGTCGACGACGATTTTGAGGTGGGAAAAGTCGATAAGCGACTGTTCGGTTCGTTTGTCGAGCATCTTGGTCGCTGCGTATACACAGGTATCTACGAGCCCGGGCACCCCACAGCCGATGCCGATGGATTCCGGCAAGATGTGATTGACCTCGTGCGCGAGCTTGGAGCGACCACCATCCGTTACCCGGGTGGCAACTTCGTCTCCGGCTATCGCTGGGAGGATGGCGTCGGCCCGAAAGATCAGCGTCCGCGCCGATTGGATATGGCTTGGCACTCCACCGAGACCAACCAGTTCGGCCTGCATGAGATGGCGAAGTGGCTTGAAAAGGCCGGCGGCAACGAGCTGATGGAGGCGGTGAACCTCGGCACCCGCGGTCTTGAGGACGCGATGGATTTGCTGGAATACGCCAACATCCCTGGCGGCACGAAGCTTTCGGAGGAACGTCGCGCCAACGGTGCCGACAAGCCGTTCGATATTCGTATGTGGTGCTTGGGCAACGAGATGGACGGCCCGTGGCAGCTCGGCCACAAGTCGGCCGAGGACTACGGTACATTGGCCGCTTCGGTGGCTCGCGGCATGCGGCAGATGGATCCGGACGTCGAGCTGGTGGTCTGCGGCTCTTCGTCGCATAGCATGCCTACGTTCGGGGCTTGGGAAGAAACAGTGCTTTCCAAGTGCTATGACCTGGTCAACTTCGTTTCCTGCCACGCCTATTACCAGCCCCATGATGGCGATATGGCCAGTTTCCTGGCTTCCGGTGTTGATATGGACGGCTTCATTCATGACGTCGTCGCCGCCATCGATGCCACCAAGGCGAGGCTCAAGAGCAAGCACGACGTGTTCATCTCCTTCGACGAATGGAATGTTTGGTATCAGGATGCCGAACCGAGCAAGAACCCTGAGGGCATCGGCAACTGGCCGGTCGCCCCGCATCTGCTTGAAGATATCTATTCCGTGGCGGATGCTGTGGTCTTTGGCGATTTGATGATCACGCTGCTGAAGAATGCGGACCATGTGCACGCGGCGAGCTTGGCCCAGCTGGTCAATGTCATCGCGCCGATTATGACAGAGCCCGGTGGCCCGGCATGGCGCCAGACCACGTTCTATCCGTTCTCCATCACCGCCGGTCTCGCCAAGGGCGGCACTGTGCTGGAGCCGAAGTTGGACTCCTCAAAGATTTCCACGCCGCAATATGGCGATGTTGATGGTGTCAACGCGGTGTCGGTGCGCGGTGTCGATGGCTCGGTGTCTGTTTTTGCGGTGAATCGTTCGCTCGATAAGCCAGCCGAGTTTGAAGTGCGGATTGACGAAGAGATGCGTGCCAAGTCCGATTTGAAGGTTACGGCGCAAACCCTGCACGACGATGACATCAACGCCAAGAATACCCGCGATGATCAGAACCGTGTGACTCCGCAAGCCAATGAGACCGTTTCGTTCGATGCGCAATCCGGTAGTGTGAAGCTCACTTTGCCGCCGGTTTCATGGACGGCTATTCACGTGAAATGACATAGCGATGTAACGATATCGAGTCGGCCGTCACTTTCATTCGAAGTGATGGCCGATTTGTTTCTGCCGTTGTGAATTTCAATAATACTGATTTTGGTTTCGCTGTGTCTGCTACCGGCGTGATAGTGACCGATGCTTCCTACAATGGAAGCCATGACTGGATATATTCCTACGCTTGCTCAGACGGACGAGCTGCATCATACCATCGCGCCCTCCAAGGCCGCCTATGACCTGATCCATACCCATTGCGTCATCATCGCCACGATCACCCGACAGCTGGTTCGGCGGCAGAACGCCCTGTTTGTGCGGCGCTGCACGCTGCCCAAAGACGCGCCGGAATTCGCCGGAAAGTATCGGGATAGCGGTTCTGACGAAAGCGACAACGGTGAGATCAACACCAAGTCAGGCGGCAATAGTGACGGTGATGAAACGCATGTCACCCCTGCGCTGCTGGCTCAGAAACGCAATAACAATGATGCTCTGGGCGTCATCAAGGCAACTGTTCCGCCGAGCGATGGGGTGAACGGAGGCTTGGTGCCGCCTCGTCTGCTCGATGAGAACCTTGCGGTGGTAGGGGCCATGCTGCATGATATCGGCACCTACCTCGTGCTCAAACATGACGGTTCGGACGGCGAAAGGCTGCAATTCGACGGGCCGAATTATATCCTGCACGGGTTGCGCGGCTACGACTGGCTGATTGGTCAAGGCGTGGACGAGTCCATTGCGCAATTCGCGCGCAACCATACGGGCGTGGGGCTGACCCGTGAGCAGGTAGTGGCGCAGGGGCTTCCCTTGCCGCCGGCCGATTACGTGCCAATGAACCTGGAGCAGGAGGTGGTGATGGTAGCCGACAAATACAACAGCAAGTCGATTCCGCCGCGCTTCCTTACCGCTGAGGCCTACGCTCGCAAGGCACGGCGCTTTGGGGCCGACAACGAGCGGGCGTGGCTGGATC
The window above is part of the Bifidobacterium sp. ESL0704 genome. Proteins encoded here:
- a CDS encoding KUP/HAK/KT family potassium transporter — encoded protein: MGKAASKAQKEAVTAEQKALRAEKRAVSAEKKALLRADTFTNAPKVARDTLTREERQVIAKHEQEEQEEAKKLTEASAHGPIGRWWRKMQSSQDKVSLGMAIVALGVVYGDIGTSPLYTSQTFIAGQGGFGNIDRPAILGLLSLVFWSITLITTVKYVLVAMRIDNKGEGGIFALFSLIRHHGKWLVIPAMLGGAAFLADSVLTPAVSISSAVEGLKTIPLFEPVFRENSSLTLVITVVIIVILFCVQSRGTERIGKVFGSVVMVWFAFLAFTGIVNISGDWSIFEAINPVYGIEFLFSKHNLAGLAIMGTVFLSTTGAEALYSDMGHVGRGNIYFTWPFIFVALVFNYFGQGAWMLRNQGNTALGNVNPFFEMMNPNVRYVGVILSVAAGVIASQALITGAFTMVSEATGLNWMPHLQVRYPARTRGQLYIPVVNVVLCVATLSVLALFKDSEHISAAYGLALTVTMITTTVLLTVYIWYKHHRVLAGIFFVVFIAIQTLFFVASMAKFLHGGWFTMLLTAMILLIMITWNDGTKIERSQRRHMKPRDFKPALAKLHDDFRIPYFADNIVYLTSDWEMRRLDTDIFFSIFADHPKRARAWWAVSVVTTDEPFTREYSVENFGTDYIFRVRIRLGFKVSQSIPAYIHQVMHDLSASGELPEQKSVYPKVDADPDIGTVRYVLVHKALMPESKLTAREALSLKMKYAIRHVAGSPVKWFGLAPYNPVAEVQPLFVSTRRPPRLKREPLRSNRRRVESHEAKVNRKGKEGTEHTRCKTRDGVAGDGKKSAGTIGVAELAKGRKGLGNLAKSVKLQKMKDAESASGTEEGKVAVSSEVGERQKVDTGEQTTVMPRADIKGGGAGK
- a CDS encoding alpha-L-arabinofuranosidase C-terminal domain-containing protein — translated: MSQVPSANCAQLIVDDDFEVGKVDKRLFGSFVEHLGRCVYTGIYEPGHPTADADGFRQDVIDLVRELGATTIRYPGGNFVSGYRWEDGVGPKDQRPRRLDMAWHSTETNQFGLHEMAKWLEKAGGNELMEAVNLGTRGLEDAMDLLEYANIPGGTKLSEERRANGADKPFDIRMWCLGNEMDGPWQLGHKSAEDYGTLAASVARGMRQMDPDVELVVCGSSSHSMPTFGAWEETVLSKCYDLVNFVSCHAYYQPHDGDMASFLASGVDMDGFIHDVVAAIDATKARLKSKHDVFISFDEWNVWYQDAEPSKNPEGIGNWPVAPHLLEDIYSVADAVVFGDLMITLLKNADHVHAASLAQLVNVIAPIMTEPGGPAWRQTTFYPFSITAGLAKGGTVLEPKLDSSKISTPQYGDVDGVNAVSVRGVDGSVSVFAVNRSLDKPAEFEVRIDEEMRAKSDLKVTAQTLHDDDINAKNTRDDQNRVTPQANETVSFDAQSGSVKLTLPPVSWTAIHVK
- a CDS encoding HD domain-containing protein, giving the protein MTGYIPTLAQTDELHHTIAPSKAAYDLIHTHCVIIATITRQLVRRQNALFVRRCTLPKDAPEFAGKYRDSGSDESDNGEINTKSGGNSDGDETHVTPALLAQKRNNNDALGVIKATVPPSDGVNGGLVPPRLLDENLAVVGAMLHDIGTYLVLKHDGSDGERLQFDGPNYILHGLRGYDWLIGQGVDESIAQFARNHTGVGLTREQVVAQGLPLPPADYVPMNLEQEVVMVADKYNSKSIPPRFLTAEAYARKARRFGADNERAWLDLVRKYGVPDIPALAKKFDMKLDA